A single genomic interval of Terriglobus albidus harbors:
- a CDS encoding PadR family transcriptional regulator codes for MENSKNESRDLFPGALEMMILESLRRQPAHGYALVQHIQQRSNNLLQVEEGSLYPALQRLLKGKLVKAEWTVSPSTNRRVRVYQITKNGLLHLEREISSFDRMLEGIQMVLGPQKRNATS; via the coding sequence ATGGAAAACAGCAAAAACGAATCCCGCGATCTCTTTCCTGGCGCATTGGAGATGATGATCCTGGAATCCCTCCGCCGCCAACCCGCGCACGGATACGCTCTGGTGCAGCACATCCAGCAGCGTTCGAACAACCTGCTTCAGGTAGAAGAGGGCTCGCTGTATCCCGCCCTGCAGCGCCTGCTCAAAGGTAAGCTCGTCAAGGCCGAGTGGACCGTATCGCCTTCCACCAACCGTCGCGTGCGTGTCTACCAGATCACGAAAAACGGTTTGCTCCACCTGGAGCGCGAGATCTCCAGCTTCGACCGCATGCTGGAAGGTATCCAGATGGTCCTCGGCCCCCAGAAGCGCAACGCCACTTCCTAG
- a CDS encoding TetR/AcrR family transcriptional regulator, with product MSANAREDILAAAKLVAQAHGYAGLNFRDLAEQVGIKAASIYYHFPSKADLAAAVAKRYWEDAAAYLESLLQNSAKPLEALRRYPETFRWALENGNRICLCSFMSAQFDDLPDEVKTEVQIFADVNIAWLKKTLVAAKVASPRDAEKRARAIYSGIVGAQLMARSRADITLYDNLIESYRTTGLLPA from the coding sequence ATGAGTGCAAATGCCCGGGAAGACATTCTGGCCGCCGCGAAGCTTGTTGCCCAGGCTCACGGTTATGCGGGGTTGAACTTTCGTGATCTAGCCGAGCAGGTCGGCATCAAAGCCGCGAGTATCTACTACCACTTCCCCAGCAAAGCCGACCTGGCTGCGGCAGTGGCAAAGCGCTACTGGGAGGATGCCGCAGCTTATCTTGAGTCTTTGCTGCAGAACTCAGCAAAGCCGCTGGAAGCACTGCGTCGCTATCCGGAGACCTTCCGCTGGGCGCTGGAGAACGGCAATCGCATCTGCCTTTGCAGCTTTATGTCGGCGCAGTTCGACGACCTGCCTGACGAAGTGAAGACGGAAGTGCAGATTTTCGCCGATGTCAACATTGCGTGGCTGAAAAAGACGTTGGTTGCTGCTAAGGTCGCAAGCCCCAGGGATGCCGAGAAGCGAGCACGTGCTATCTATTCTGGAATCGTGGGTGCTCAACTGATGGCAAGAAGCCGGGCAGATATCACTCTCTACGACAACCTGATCGAAAGTTACCGCACAACAGGATTGCTTCCTGCCTGA